A genome region from Streptomyces sp. S4.7 includes the following:
- a CDS encoding molybdopterin-dependent oxidoreductase, translated as MDHPPRLSKRPVGALPPLPTDPTFWRSPVRGVRFTAVLGLVLLAGLTLLFVTGLLSYAAYNPDLASVNDKTPDRGWLGFYLFDWPTHPYWLYRLIQGLHVTVGIALIPVLLAKLWSVIPRLFTLPPVTSLAHALERISLVLLVGGALFEFVTGVLNIQLDYLFPGSFYRLHFYGAWVFFGAFVAHAALKMPKALRAIRSGELRSGRTGGGTGAGAHRAAGTEDDLASPAPAPPTLSRRGAFAVVGTGSLFMLLTTAGRSFDGPLRRTALLAPHGWQDPGGGPNGFQINKTAAAVGVRAADTAGDRWRLVVSGPAGDVRLSRAQLLAMDQHTSELPIACVEGWSTSNQSWRGVRLRDLAALAGYPADAPGVFVESLQARGSFRSGALRDNQVRDGRSLLALRVNGADLSLDHGFPARIIVPAAPGVLNTKWVTRLTFGAL; from the coding sequence ATGGACCACCCCCCACGGCTGTCGAAGCGCCCCGTCGGCGCACTGCCACCGCTGCCGACCGACCCCACCTTCTGGCGCAGTCCGGTGCGCGGTGTCCGGTTCACGGCGGTGCTCGGACTCGTACTGCTGGCCGGACTCACCCTGCTGTTCGTGACGGGTCTGCTGTCGTACGCGGCGTACAACCCGGATCTCGCGTCCGTCAACGACAAGACCCCGGACCGCGGATGGCTCGGCTTCTACCTCTTCGACTGGCCGACCCACCCGTACTGGCTCTACCGCCTCATCCAGGGGCTGCACGTCACGGTGGGCATCGCGCTGATCCCGGTGCTGCTGGCGAAGCTCTGGTCGGTGATCCCGAGGCTGTTCACGCTGCCGCCGGTCACGTCGCTCGCGCACGCGCTGGAGCGGATCTCGCTGGTGCTGCTGGTGGGCGGCGCGCTGTTCGAGTTCGTCACAGGCGTGCTCAACATCCAGTTGGACTACCTGTTCCCCGGGTCCTTCTACCGGCTGCACTTCTACGGGGCGTGGGTGTTCTTCGGGGCGTTCGTCGCGCACGCCGCGCTGAAGATGCCCAAGGCGCTGCGGGCCATCCGGAGCGGGGAGCTCCGCTCCGGGAGAACCGGCGGCGGTACGGGGGCCGGGGCGCACCGCGCCGCGGGGACGGAGGACGACCTGGCGTCCCCGGCGCCCGCGCCGCCGACCCTCTCACGGCGCGGCGCATTCGCCGTCGTCGGCACGGGATCGCTGTTCATGCTGCTCACGACGGCGGGCCGGAGTTTCGACGGTCCGCTGCGCCGTACCGCGCTGCTCGCCCCGCACGGCTGGCAGGACCCGGGAGGCGGCCCGAACGGCTTCCAGATCAACAAGACGGCGGCGGCGGTCGGGGTCAGGGCGGCCGACACCGCCGGGGACCGGTGGCGGCTGGTCGTCAGCGGCCCGGCCGGGGACGTACGGCTCTCGCGCGCGCAGCTCCTCGCGATGGACCAGCACACCTCCGAGCTGCCGATCGCCTGTGTGGAGGGCTGGTCGACGTCGAACCAGTCGTGGCGCGGCGTACGCCTGCGGGACCTCGCCGCACTGGCCGGGTATCCGGCCGACGCGCCCGGTGTGTTCGTGGAGTCCCTCCAGGCCCGCGGGAGTTTCCGTTCGGGCGCGCTGCGCGACAACCAGGTGCGCGACGGGCGTTCGCTGCTGGCGCTCCGGGTCAACGGCGCGGACCTGTCGCTCGACCACGGCTTCCCGGCGCGGATCATCGTCCCGGCCGCGCCCGGGGTGCTGAACACGAAGTGGGTCACCAGGCTGACGTTCGGAGCGCTGTGA
- a CDS encoding methyltransferase domain-containing protein, translating into MSTTDTGTDAPATGTADTGTEAAAWSTDPYADALRAGRGPLFLRRTDGWLLPLDVERWCARADAADLSALHRCEGAVLDIGCGPGRLVAALAARGRQALGVDVSEAAVERTLRLGGTALHRSVFDPLPGEGRWGTVLLVDGNIGIGGDPAGLLRRAAGLLRHGGLIIAETAPVDIDERVRVRVDDGRHPPADGARATGSHFPWARLGTPALLRYGRAIGWQPVDQWEAAGRPFVALRRSTARVTRQSAEHTNSAAVTSSQRARNPSGDRAAYGS; encoded by the coding sequence GTGAGCACCACGGACACCGGCACCGACGCCCCGGCGACCGGCACAGCGGACACCGGCACCGAGGCCGCCGCCTGGAGCACCGACCCGTACGCCGACGCCCTCCGGGCCGGCCGCGGCCCGCTCTTCCTGCGCCGTACGGACGGCTGGCTGCTGCCCCTGGACGTCGAGCGCTGGTGCGCCCGCGCCGACGCCGCCGACCTCTCGGCCCTGCACCGCTGCGAGGGCGCCGTCCTGGACATCGGCTGCGGCCCCGGCCGCCTCGTCGCCGCGCTCGCGGCGCGCGGGCGGCAGGCGCTCGGCGTCGATGTCAGCGAGGCTGCCGTCGAACGCACGCTGCGGCTCGGCGGCACCGCCCTGCACCGCTCCGTCTTCGACCCCCTTCCCGGCGAGGGACGTTGGGGCACCGTCCTGCTCGTGGACGGCAACATCGGTATCGGCGGGGACCCGGCAGGACTGCTCCGCCGGGCCGCCGGACTGCTGAGGCACGGCGGGCTGATCATCGCCGAGACCGCGCCCGTGGACATCGACGAGCGGGTGCGCGTACGGGTGGACGACGGGCGCCACCCCCCGGCGGACGGAGCCCGCGCCACGGGCTCGCACTTCCCGTGGGCCCGGCTCGGCACCCCGGCGCTGCTCCGGTACGGCCGGGCCATCGGCTGGCAGCCCGTCGATCAGTGGGAGGCGGCGGGCCGCCCCTTCGTCGCCCTGCGCCGCAGTACCGCGCGCGTCACCAGACAGAGCGCCGAGCACACGAACAGCGCGGCCGTGACCAGCAGCCAGCGCGCCAGGAACCCGTCGGGCGACAGGGCGGCGTACGGCTCGTAG
- a CDS encoding DUF2064 domain-containing protein has protein sequence MTSPTTTLLVIAKEPLPGRVKTRLTPPFPPADAARLAEAALADTLRTVRALPARRRVLVLEGRPGPWLPPGIDVVPQCAGGLDERLAAAFESCKGPTLLVGMDTPQITPDLLAPALGPAGWDGCDAWFGPADDGGFWALGLAAPESAPPDLIRGVPMSAPDTGAVQRRRLVRAGFTVRDLPPLRDVDSAADAEYVASAAPDGQFAATLRRLTPVGAR, from the coding sequence GTGACCTCCCCCACCACCACCCTGCTCGTCATCGCCAAGGAACCCCTCCCCGGCCGCGTCAAGACGCGCCTCACCCCGCCCTTCCCCCCCGCCGACGCCGCCCGCCTCGCCGAGGCCGCGCTCGCCGACACCCTGCGGACCGTCCGCGCCCTCCCCGCCCGGCGCCGTGTCCTGGTCCTCGAAGGACGCCCGGGACCCTGGCTGCCACCCGGCATCGACGTGGTGCCGCAGTGCGCGGGCGGGCTCGACGAGCGGCTGGCCGCCGCCTTCGAAAGCTGTAAGGGGCCGACGCTCCTCGTCGGCATGGACACCCCGCAGATCACCCCCGACCTGCTGGCCCCCGCGCTCGGTCCGGCCGGCTGGGACGGCTGCGACGCCTGGTTCGGACCCGCCGACGACGGCGGCTTCTGGGCGCTGGGCCTCGCCGCCCCCGAGTCCGCCCCGCCGGACCTCATTCGCGGGGTGCCCATGTCCGCACCCGACACCGGCGCCGTCCAGCGCCGCCGTCTCGTCCGCGCCGGGTTCACCGTGCGCGATCTGCCGCCGCTGCGCGACGTGGACTCGGCGGCCGACGCCGAGTACGTCGCATCGGCGGCCCCGGACGGGCAGTTCGCCGCCACCCTGCGCCGGCTCACCCCGGTGGGCGCCCGGTGA
- a CDS encoding glycosyltransferase family 2 protein, whose translation MTNLSDLTADVVLPCLDEAAALPWVLEHIPVGWRAIVVDNGSTDGSADVARSFGATVVHEPRRGFGAACHAGLLASDAEYVCFCDCDASLDPGLLTGFVRQVALGETDLMLGRRRPQGRGTWPAHARAGNLALSRMLRRRTGVTLRDLGPLRAARRADLLALGITDQRSGYPLEMVVRAADAGLRVNEADVPYRPRTGRSKVTGTWRGTWHAVRDMRAVLSRPPAQSLRRTSTAPNTVPNAPAEAAK comes from the coding sequence GTGACCAACCTCTCTGATCTTACCGCCGATGTTGTTCTGCCCTGCCTCGACGAGGCGGCCGCGCTGCCATGGGTGCTGGAACACATCCCCGTCGGCTGGCGCGCGATCGTCGTCGACAACGGCTCCACGGACGGCTCGGCGGACGTCGCACGCTCGTTCGGCGCCACCGTCGTCCACGAGCCGCGACGGGGGTTCGGTGCGGCCTGCCACGCGGGCCTCCTCGCGTCCGACGCCGAGTACGTCTGCTTCTGCGACTGCGACGCCTCCCTCGACCCCGGTCTCCTCACCGGCTTCGTACGCCAAGTCGCCCTCGGAGAGACCGACTTGATGCTGGGCCGCCGTCGCCCGCAGGGCCGCGGTACCTGGCCCGCGCACGCCCGCGCCGGGAATCTCGCCCTCTCCCGGATGCTGCGCCGCCGCACCGGCGTGACGCTGCGCGACCTCGGCCCGCTGCGTGCCGCGCGCCGCGCGGACCTGCTGGCGCTGGGCATCACCGACCAGCGCAGTGGCTACCCGCTGGAGATGGTGGTGCGCGCGGCCGACGCCGGACTGAGGGTCAACGAGGCCGACGTGCCCTACCGACCGCGTACGGGCAGGTCCAAGGTCACCGGCACCTGGCGGGGCACCTGGCACGCGGTACGCGACATGCGCGCCGTGCTGAGCCGGCCCCCCGCGCAGTCCCTACGGCGCACGAGCACCGCGCCGAACACCGTCCCGAACGCTCCCGCGGAGGCCGCCAAGTGA
- a CDS encoding response regulator transcription factor, which translates to MQSNPIGGDAGHGANGQAPAHVLVVDDDPTVAEVVAGYLDRAGHDVARAADGPSALARFARRRPDLVVLDLMLPGMDGFEVCRRMREQGGPVPVIMLTARGDEEDRVLGLETGADDYVTKPFSPRELVLRVGSVLRRARLPVPVPGTSPAAGVLRTAALSLDPAARRATREGAELALTLREFDLLAFFLRHPGRAFSREELMSEVWGWDFGDLSTVTVHVRRLRAKIEHDPARPRLIQTVWGVGYRLAEPEDMAAGGSAGAGAGRPPQDTRPAPGAEGVPDIPAGASASSPDTPPRSPDTPPRSPDPSPGSDPSPGSRRSARP; encoded by the coding sequence ATGCAGAGCAATCCCATCGGCGGCGACGCCGGCCACGGCGCGAACGGGCAGGCACCCGCCCATGTCCTCGTCGTCGACGACGATCCGACCGTCGCCGAGGTCGTCGCCGGCTACCTCGACCGGGCCGGTCACGACGTCGCACGCGCCGCCGACGGCCCGTCCGCGCTCGCGCGATTCGCCCGCAGACGGCCCGACTTGGTCGTGCTCGACCTGATGCTGCCCGGCATGGACGGCTTCGAGGTCTGCCGCCGGATGCGCGAACAGGGCGGCCCGGTACCGGTGATCATGCTGACGGCGCGCGGGGACGAGGAGGACCGCGTACTGGGGCTGGAGACGGGCGCGGACGACTACGTCACCAAGCCCTTCAGCCCGCGGGAGTTGGTGCTGCGCGTCGGGTCGGTGCTGCGCCGGGCGCGGCTGCCGGTGCCCGTGCCCGGTACGTCGCCGGCGGCGGGCGTGCTGCGTACGGCGGCCCTCTCCCTGGACCCCGCGGCGCGGCGCGCCACCCGCGAGGGCGCCGAACTGGCGCTCACCCTCCGGGAGTTCGACCTGCTGGCCTTCTTCCTGCGGCACCCGGGGCGGGCGTTCTCGCGCGAGGAGCTGATGAGCGAGGTCTGGGGCTGGGACTTCGGAGACCTGTCGACGGTCACGGTCCATGTCCGCCGCCTGCGCGCCAAGATCGAACACGACCCGGCGCGGCCGCGGTTGATCCAGACGGTGTGGGGGGTCGGTTACCGCTTGGCGGAGCCGGAGGACATGGCTGCGGGCGGGAGCGCGGGTGCGGGCGCCGGGCGTCCGCCGCAGGACACCCGGCCCGCACCCGGCGCGGAAGGCGTCCCGGACATCCCGGCCGGCGCCTCGGCGTCCTCGCCGGACACGCCGCCCCGGTCACCGGACACGCCGCCCCGGTCACCGGACCCGTCACCCGGCTCGGACCCGTCACCCGGCTCCCGGAGGTCCGCCCGGCCATGA
- a CDS encoding HAMP domain-containing sensor histidine kinase has protein sequence MKDMLLIALIAFLGAAAAGLLGALTLRLFRRRSLVVSVTVVAAVAVTAMLAGTLAVAWAMFLSPHDLSVVTTVVAMAAVVSLVTAVLLGRWMVARSRDLTLAARSFGDGGVFAAPVEPATAELDALTRELAATSAKLDSSRERERALETSRRELVAWISHDLRTPLAGLRAMSEALEDGMAADSPRYLRQIRTEVERMNDMVGDLFELSRIHAGSLTLTPTRISVYDLVGDALAGADPLARELGVRLVGDRIDAVPVEVDSKEMSRVLGNLLINAIRRTPADGTVAVAARHGQGGVVLSVTDGCGGIPEEDLPRVFDTGWRGSDARTPPAGAGLGLAIVRGIVEAHAGRAAVRNVAGGCCFEVTLPAA, from the coding sequence ATGAAGGACATGCTCCTCATCGCTCTCATCGCGTTTCTCGGCGCCGCGGCCGCGGGCCTCCTCGGGGCCCTCACGCTGCGCCTGTTCCGGCGCCGGTCGCTCGTGGTGTCCGTGACCGTCGTCGCCGCCGTCGCCGTGACCGCGATGCTCGCCGGGACGCTCGCCGTCGCCTGGGCGATGTTCCTGTCACCGCACGATCTGAGCGTCGTCACCACGGTCGTCGCGATGGCCGCCGTCGTCTCGCTCGTCACCGCCGTCCTCCTCGGCAGATGGATGGTCGCCCGCAGCAGGGATCTGACCCTGGCCGCCAGGTCGTTCGGCGACGGCGGGGTCTTCGCCGCGCCCGTCGAGCCCGCGACCGCCGAACTGGACGCGCTGACACGCGAGCTGGCGGCCACGAGTGCCAAGCTCGACAGCTCGCGTGAGCGTGAACGCGCGCTGGAGACCTCGCGGCGCGAACTCGTCGCGTGGATCTCGCACGATCTGCGCACGCCCCTCGCCGGGCTGCGCGCCATGTCGGAGGCGCTGGAGGACGGCATGGCCGCCGACTCCCCGCGCTATCTGCGGCAGATACGTACCGAGGTCGAGCGCATGAACGACATGGTCGGCGATCTCTTCGAACTCTCCCGGATCCACGCGGGATCGCTCACCCTGACCCCCACCCGTATCTCGGTGTACGACCTGGTCGGCGACGCCCTGGCCGGCGCCGATCCGCTGGCGCGCGAGCTGGGCGTACGGCTCGTGGGCGACCGGATCGACGCCGTACCGGTGGAGGTCGACAGCAAGGAGATGAGCCGGGTCCTCGGCAATCTGCTGATCAACGCCATCCGCCGGACCCCGGCCGACGGCACGGTCGCGGTCGCCGCGCGGCACGGTCAGGGCGGGGTGGTGCTCTCGGTGACCGACGGCTGCGGCGGAATACCGGAGGAGGACCTGCCGCGCGTCTTCGACACGGGCTGGCGCGGCAGCGACGCCCGCACACCCCCGGCCGGCGCGGGCCTCGGACTCGCGATCGTACGAGGCATCGTGGAGGCCCACGCGGGCCGGGCGGCGGTCCGCAACGTGGCGGGAGGCTGCTGCTTCGAGGTGACGCTCCCCGCCGCCTGA
- a CDS encoding isocitrate lyase/phosphoenolpyruvate mutase family protein yields MTPPGSPSRPALGFHELHHRTAPLVLPNAWDVPSALAFVDAGFEAVGTTSFGVASGLGRPDGGRSTRDANVALARALAPLPVHVSVDIEDGYSDDPDEVAAYVSTLAAAGADVADVAGVNIEDSTAETLIDPAAHAAKVAAVKRRCPEVFVNARVDTYWLGQDATVDSTLERAARYIEAGADGVFVPGVTEPGVLRELAAAVTVPLNVLAVPALSLTELAGLGVRRVSTGSLPYRAALHAAVRVADTVRGGGGALPEATPYPQLQARLVDYASRLA; encoded by the coding sequence ATGACTCCCCCCGGTTCACCTTCTCGCCCGGCCCTCGGCTTCCACGAACTGCACCACCGCACCGCGCCCTTGGTCCTCCCCAACGCCTGGGACGTCCCCTCGGCCCTCGCCTTCGTCGACGCCGGGTTCGAGGCCGTCGGCACGACGAGCTTCGGTGTCGCCTCCGGGCTCGGCCGTCCGGACGGCGGCCGGTCGACGCGTGACGCGAACGTCGCGCTGGCCAGGGCCCTGGCGCCGCTGCCGGTGCACGTCAGCGTGGACATCGAGGACGGCTACTCCGACGACCCGGACGAGGTCGCCGCGTACGTCTCCACGCTCGCCGCCGCCGGTGCCGACGTCGCGGACGTCGCGGGCGTCAACATCGAGGACAGCACCGCCGAGACGCTGATCGACCCGGCCGCGCACGCCGCGAAGGTCGCGGCGGTGAAGCGGCGCTGCCCGGAGGTGTTCGTCAACGCCCGCGTCGACACGTACTGGCTCGGCCAGGACGCCACCGTCGACTCGACGCTCGAACGCGCCGCGCGTTACATCGAGGCGGGCGCGGACGGCGTGTTCGTCCCCGGCGTCACGGAGCCCGGCGTACTGCGCGAACTGGCCGCGGCCGTCACCGTCCCCCTCAACGTCCTCGCCGTCCCCGCCCTCTCGCTCACCGAACTCGCGGGGCTGGGCGTCCGCCGCGTGAGCACGGGGTCCCTGCCGTACCGCGCCGCGCTGCACGCCGCCGTGCGGGTGGCGGACACGGTACGGGGTGGTGGCGGCGCCCTACCCGAGGCGACGCCGTATCCGCAGCTACAGGCGCGGCTCGTCGACTACGCGTCCCGGCTCGCGTAG
- a CDS encoding NAD-dependent epimerase/dehydratase family protein has translation MRVLVTGGAGFIGSEVVGALVSRGHEAVVFDALLPSAHGGAPPRPTREGERLVVGDVRDREAVAGALAGVEAVCHQAAMVGLGKDFADAPAYVGCNDLGTAVLLAAMADAGVPALVLAGSMVVYGEGRYDCPRHGVVRPGPRAAADLDAGRFEPNCPDCGSPLVPGLVAEDAPVDPRNVYATTKLTQEHLASSWARATGGRAVSLRYHNVYGPGMPRDTPYAGVASFFRSALARGEAPRVYEDGGQRRDFVHVRDVAAANVAALDAVCAGGPSGFAAYNTGSGEPHTIGEMAAALASAHGGPAPVVTGEYRLGDVRHVTADSRALREELGWKPEVGFADGMAEFATAPLREPGRVVDEPRL, from the coding sequence ATGCGTGTACTTGTCACCGGCGGAGCCGGGTTCATCGGATCGGAGGTCGTCGGCGCCCTCGTGTCGCGCGGCCATGAGGCCGTCGTGTTCGACGCGTTGCTGCCCTCCGCGCACGGCGGGGCCCCACCGCGGCCGACGCGGGAGGGGGAGCGGCTGGTCGTCGGGGACGTGCGGGACCGGGAGGCCGTGGCGGGGGCGCTCGCCGGGGTGGAGGCCGTCTGTCACCAGGCCGCGATGGTCGGGCTCGGCAAGGACTTCGCCGACGCGCCCGCGTACGTGGGGTGCAACGACCTCGGCACGGCGGTGCTTCTCGCCGCCATGGCCGACGCGGGTGTGCCGGCGCTGGTGCTCGCCGGGTCGATGGTCGTCTACGGCGAGGGGCGCTACGACTGCCCGCGCCACGGCGTGGTCCGGCCGGGACCACGCGCGGCCGCCGATCTGGACGCCGGGCGGTTCGAGCCCAACTGCCCCGACTGCGGCTCGCCGTTGGTGCCGGGGCTGGTGGCGGAGGACGCGCCCGTCGATCCCCGCAACGTGTACGCCACGACCAAGCTCACGCAGGAGCACCTGGCCTCGTCATGGGCGCGGGCCACGGGCGGGCGGGCGGTGTCCCTTCGGTACCACAACGTCTACGGGCCCGGCATGCCCCGCGACACCCCCTACGCGGGGGTCGCCTCCTTCTTCCGCTCCGCGCTGGCGCGCGGCGAGGCGCCCCGCGTCTACGAGGACGGCGGTCAGCGGCGGGACTTCGTGCACGTACGGGACGTGGCCGCCGCCAACGTGGCCGCCCTCGACGCGGTGTGCGCGGGCGGGCCGTCCGGCTTCGCCGCGTACAACACCGGCAGCGGCGAGCCGCACACCATCGGCGAGATGGCCGCCGCGCTGGCCTCGGCGCACGGCGGGCCCGCGCCCGTCGTCACCGGCGAGTACCGGCTCGGGGACGTACGCCATGTCACCGCAGATTCGCGGGCGTTGCGCGAGGAGTTGGGCTGGAAGCCGGAGGTGGGCTTCGCCGACGGCATGGCGGAGTTCGCGACCGCGCCGCTACGCGAGCCGGGACGCGTAGTCGACGAGCCGCGCCTGTAG
- a CDS encoding DUF5713 family protein, translating to MPVTNQQVAGREFLRGLYPDEYFPDRLLDKGRVILLRLCERIEAERPADLAALYALTAVATEEFNRLQEEFWAAGSEIETVARDEIAGDFAFVASAYGFADADLEEVVAERDW from the coding sequence ATGCCGGTCACGAACCAGCAGGTCGCCGGGCGTGAGTTTCTGCGGGGGTTGTACCCGGACGAGTACTTCCCGGATCGGCTCCTCGACAAGGGGCGGGTCATCCTCCTGCGGCTCTGCGAGCGCATCGAGGCGGAGCGGCCGGCCGATCTGGCGGCGCTGTACGCGCTGACCGCGGTCGCCACCGAGGAGTTCAACCGGCTGCAGGAGGAGTTCTGGGCGGCGGGGAGCGAGATCGAGACCGTGGCGCGTGACGAGATAGCCGGGGACTTCGCGTTCGTGGCGTCGGCCTACGGGTTCGCGGACGCGGATCTGGAGGAGGTGGTGGCCGAGCGTGATTGGTGA
- a CDS encoding DNA sulfur modification protein DndB, with amino-acid sequence MRLTMPTTVIEGTRITVMPFRENAVIGTISLPALLQIVPSPRREEDQKLLKTASGQVRQHAEMRAQVQRTLKSTGKGRNATSYAEYIAAGINGEWADAWSLPPMTLWHADDIAAISDELVSGTGLRTVTIAPGATVVAVDGETQLTAWHDLFDHPEKFGLTYEQLVAVRIPFEMYVGLSAADARQIFHDRNVLGIEVSKNLSMSMDQRDLATQLAHRVAEAVKVEIDGKSVPFSKLVNATKRQVGKTDAEVVTLSALRALVITTVYGRSGLNLSAETIHEDDLPAGTNGELVERTVVALLTGLIADHTNAFTSRSAITAPAVIAGVGVAAHHATPWADSLNRTSADDLHRLLSGVRWEREAAYWDGIAAKTGTTGRLNFSGGVKDSGGRVADAILYPATESGRKIRGLQA; translated from the coding sequence ATGCGCCTCACCATGCCCACCACCGTCATCGAGGGGACCCGGATCACCGTCATGCCGTTCCGCGAGAACGCGGTCATCGGGACGATCTCTCTCCCCGCGCTTCTCCAGATCGTCCCTTCTCCCCGCCGCGAAGAGGACCAGAAATTACTGAAGACCGCCTCCGGCCAGGTCCGCCAGCACGCCGAAATGCGTGCCCAGGTCCAGCGCACACTGAAGTCGACGGGTAAGGGCAGGAACGCCACGTCGTACGCCGAGTACATCGCCGCAGGCATCAACGGCGAATGGGCTGACGCCTGGTCGCTGCCGCCGATGACCCTCTGGCATGCCGACGACATCGCCGCGATCAGCGACGAACTGGTGTCCGGCACCGGGCTGCGAACCGTCACCATCGCACCGGGCGCGACTGTCGTCGCGGTCGACGGCGAGACCCAACTGACCGCGTGGCACGACCTGTTCGACCACCCGGAGAAGTTCGGGCTCACCTACGAGCAGCTCGTGGCCGTGCGCATCCCGTTCGAGATGTACGTGGGCCTGTCCGCGGCCGATGCCCGGCAGATCTTCCACGACCGCAACGTCCTCGGGATCGAAGTCTCCAAGAACCTTTCGATGTCCATGGATCAGCGCGACCTGGCCACTCAACTCGCCCACCGCGTGGCCGAAGCCGTCAAGGTCGAGATCGACGGCAAGAGCGTGCCGTTCAGCAAACTCGTCAACGCCACCAAGCGCCAGGTCGGCAAGACGGACGCCGAGGTCGTGACGCTCTCCGCGCTGCGAGCGCTCGTCATCACCACGGTGTACGGCCGCTCCGGACTGAACCTCTCGGCGGAGACCATCCACGAGGACGACCTGCCCGCGGGGACCAACGGAGAACTCGTCGAACGCACAGTCGTCGCACTCCTGACGGGTCTCATCGCCGATCACACCAACGCCTTCACTTCTCGCAGCGCCATCACGGCTCCTGCCGTGATCGCCGGAGTCGGCGTCGCTGCGCACCACGCCACCCCGTGGGCCGACTCCCTCAATCGCACGAGCGCCGATGACCTGCATCGGCTGCTGTCCGGCGTCCGCTGGGAGCGGGAGGCGGCGTACTGGGACGGCATCGCCGCAAAGACGGGCACCACCGGGCGCCTCAACTTCAGCGGTGGGGTCAAAGACTCGGGCGGGCGCGTGGCCGACGCGATCCTCTACCCGGCCACGGAGTCGGGCCGGAAGATCCGCGGCCTTCAGGCGTAG